From one Gadus morhua chromosome 8, gadMor3.0, whole genome shotgun sequence genomic stretch:
- the gpsm2 gene encoding G-protein-signaling modulator 2 isoform X1 yields MDEKGSMLSVQGEDQSFHIRYRMEASCLELALEGERLCKVGDYRAGVSFFEAAIQVGTEDLQVLSAIYSQLGNAYFHLHDYGKALEFHHHDLTLTRTVGDLMGEAKASGNLGNTLKVLGRFDEAVICCQRHLDISRDIGDKMGQARALYNFGNVYHAKGKSICWSGAEPGDFPEEVMTALRQAAEYYEANLAIVKELGDRAAQGRTYGNLGNTHYLLGNFRCAVASHEQRLLIAKEFGDRSAERRAYCNLGNAYIFLGEFEVASEHYKRTLQLARQLKDRAVEAQACYSLGNTYTLLQDYERAIDYHLKHLIIAQDLNDRIGEGRACWSLGNAHTALGNHDQAMHFAEKHLEISKETGDRSGELTARMNVSDLQTVLGLSYSTNSSTLSDAKETDLPLNGARPRTGRRHSMENLELMKLTPETKLNGQKWNSDILTKQSKPSLAKASSKLFFVGRLRSKKHKAGGSTTTKVLQDTSNTLDPSQTGPPGPQKRPSPEALGDEGFFDLLSRFQSNRMDDQRCSIQDPGSRLSLSSGPDAPPSRGSSSGSESAAGASAGRRTSEPAAAAAAAVGGANLPGLRLHQQKGSQAVLSHLMANGDNAEPDDNFFDMLVKCQGSRLDDQRCAPPPPPARGPTVPDEDFFSLIMRSQAKRMDEQRVTLPPGGAAARPGAPH; encoded by the exons ATGGATGAAAAAGGCTCTATGCTTAGCGTCCAAGGCGAGGACCAGTCCTTTCATATCCGCTACAG GATGGAGGCGTCCTGCCTGGAGCTGGCCCTGGAGGGGGAGCGGCTCTGCAAGGTGGGGGACTACCGGGCCGGCGTGTCCTTCTTCGAGGCCGCCATCCAGGTGGGAACGGAGGACCTACAGGTGCTGAGCGCCATCTACAGCCAGCTGGGCAACGCCTACTTCCACCTGCACGACTACGGCAAGGCCCTGGAGTTCCACCACCACGACCTCACGCTGACCAG GACCGTCGGTGACCTGATGGGCGAAGCCAAGGCCAGCGGGAACCTGGGCAACACGTTGAAGGTGCTTGGGCGGTTCGACGAGGCGGTGATCTGCTGCCAGAGGCACCTGGACATCTCCAGGGACATCGGCGACAAG atGGGCCAGGCGAGGGCCCTGTATAACTTCGGGAACGTGTACCACGCCAAGGGGAAGAGTATCTGCTGGAGTGGGGCAGAGCCGGGGGACTTCCCCGAGGAGGTCATGACGGCGCTGCGGCAAGCGGCGGAGTACTACGA GGCAAACTTGGCCATCGTCAAGGAGCTCGGAGACAGGGCCGCGCAGGGAAGGACGTACGGTAACCTTGGCAACACACATTACCTCTTGGGGAACTTTCGCTGCGCCGTGGCCTCCCATGAACAG CGCCTCCTCATCGCCAAGGAGTTTGGCGACCGCTCGGCAGAGAGACGGGCGTACTGCAACCTGGGCAACGCCTACATCTTCCTGGGGGAGTTTGAAGTGGCCTCTGAGCACTACAA GAGGACTCTGCAGCTGGCCAGACAGCTGAAGGACCGGGCGGTGGAGGCCCAGGCCTGCTACAGCCTGGGCAACACCTACACGCTTCTGCAGGACTACGAGAGGGCCATCGACTACCACCTCAAACACCTCATCATAGCCCAGGACCTCAACGACAG GATCGGGGAGGGGCGTGCGTGCTGGAGTCTGGGGAACGCCCACACCGCACTGGGCAACCACGACCAGGCCATGCACTTTGCAGAGAAACACCTGGAGATCTCCAAAGAG ACTGGAGACAGGAGTGGAGAGCTGACTGCCCGTATGAACGTGTCTGACCTGCAGACGGTGCTGGGTCTGAGCTACAGCACCAACAGCTCCACGCTGTCGGACGCCAAGGAGACGGACCTCCCTCTGAACG gagcaCGGCCTCGTACGGGGAGGAGACACAGCATGGAGAACCTggagctgatgaagctgacgcCAGAGACCAAGCTGAAC GGTCAGAAGTGGAACAGCGACATCCTGACCAAGCAGTCCAAGCCCAGCCTGGCCAAGGCCTCCTCCAAGCTCTTCTTCGTCGGCCGGCTACGCAGCAAGAAGCACAAGGCGGgcggctccaccaccaccaaggtCCTCCAGGACACCagcaacaccctggaccccagCCAGacgggccccccggggccgcaGAAG CGTCCCAGCCCCGAGGCGCTCGGGGACGAGGGCTTCTTCGACCTGCTCAGCCGCTTCCAGAGCAACCGCATGGACGACCAGCGCTGCTCCATCCAGGACCCGGGCAGCCGCCTCTCGCTGAGCAGCGGGCCGGACGCGCCCCCCAGCAGGGGCTCCTCCTCCGGGTCGGAGTCGGCGGCGGGCGCGTCGGCGGGCCGGAGGACGAGCGagcccgcggcggcggcggcggcggcggtgggagGGGCCAACCTGCCGGGCCTCAGGCTGCACCAGCAGAAGGGCAGCCAGGCGGTGCTCAGCCACCTGATGGCCAACGGCGACAACGCAGAGCCCGACGACAACTTCTTCGACATGCTCGTCAAGTGCCAG ggcTCCCGTCTGGACGACCAGcgctgcgccccccccccgccgccggcccGCGGCCCCACCGTGCCCGACGAGGACTTCTTCAGCCTCATCATGCGCTCGCAGGCCAAGCGCATGGACGAGCAGCGCGTCACCCTGCCCCCAGGGGGCGCCGCCGCCCGGCCAGGGGCCCCCCACTGA
- the gpsm2 gene encoding G-protein-signaling modulator 2 isoform X2, with product MEASCLELALEGERLCKVGDYRAGVSFFEAAIQVGTEDLQVLSAIYSQLGNAYFHLHDYGKALEFHHHDLTLTRTVGDLMGEAKASGNLGNTLKVLGRFDEAVICCQRHLDISRDIGDKMGQARALYNFGNVYHAKGKSICWSGAEPGDFPEEVMTALRQAAEYYEANLAIVKELGDRAAQGRTYGNLGNTHYLLGNFRCAVASHEQRLLIAKEFGDRSAERRAYCNLGNAYIFLGEFEVASEHYKRTLQLARQLKDRAVEAQACYSLGNTYTLLQDYERAIDYHLKHLIIAQDLNDRIGEGRACWSLGNAHTALGNHDQAMHFAEKHLEISKETGDRSGELTARMNVSDLQTVLGLSYSTNSSTLSDAKETDLPLNGARPRTGRRHSMENLELMKLTPETKLNGQKWNSDILTKQSKPSLAKASSKLFFVGRLRSKKHKAGGSTTTKVLQDTSNTLDPSQTGPPGPQKRPSPEALGDEGFFDLLSRFQSNRMDDQRCSIQDPGSRLSLSSGPDAPPSRGSSSGSESAAGASAGRRTSEPAAAAAAAVGGANLPGLRLHQQKGSQAVLSHLMANGDNAEPDDNFFDMLVKCQGSRLDDQRCAPPPPPARGPTVPDEDFFSLIMRSQAKRMDEQRVTLPPGGAAARPGAPH from the exons ATGGAGGCGTCCTGCCTGGAGCTGGCCCTGGAGGGGGAGCGGCTCTGCAAGGTGGGGGACTACCGGGCCGGCGTGTCCTTCTTCGAGGCCGCCATCCAGGTGGGAACGGAGGACCTACAGGTGCTGAGCGCCATCTACAGCCAGCTGGGCAACGCCTACTTCCACCTGCACGACTACGGCAAGGCCCTGGAGTTCCACCACCACGACCTCACGCTGACCAG GACCGTCGGTGACCTGATGGGCGAAGCCAAGGCCAGCGGGAACCTGGGCAACACGTTGAAGGTGCTTGGGCGGTTCGACGAGGCGGTGATCTGCTGCCAGAGGCACCTGGACATCTCCAGGGACATCGGCGACAAG atGGGCCAGGCGAGGGCCCTGTATAACTTCGGGAACGTGTACCACGCCAAGGGGAAGAGTATCTGCTGGAGTGGGGCAGAGCCGGGGGACTTCCCCGAGGAGGTCATGACGGCGCTGCGGCAAGCGGCGGAGTACTACGA GGCAAACTTGGCCATCGTCAAGGAGCTCGGAGACAGGGCCGCGCAGGGAAGGACGTACGGTAACCTTGGCAACACACATTACCTCTTGGGGAACTTTCGCTGCGCCGTGGCCTCCCATGAACAG CGCCTCCTCATCGCCAAGGAGTTTGGCGACCGCTCGGCAGAGAGACGGGCGTACTGCAACCTGGGCAACGCCTACATCTTCCTGGGGGAGTTTGAAGTGGCCTCTGAGCACTACAA GAGGACTCTGCAGCTGGCCAGACAGCTGAAGGACCGGGCGGTGGAGGCCCAGGCCTGCTACAGCCTGGGCAACACCTACACGCTTCTGCAGGACTACGAGAGGGCCATCGACTACCACCTCAAACACCTCATCATAGCCCAGGACCTCAACGACAG GATCGGGGAGGGGCGTGCGTGCTGGAGTCTGGGGAACGCCCACACCGCACTGGGCAACCACGACCAGGCCATGCACTTTGCAGAGAAACACCTGGAGATCTCCAAAGAG ACTGGAGACAGGAGTGGAGAGCTGACTGCCCGTATGAACGTGTCTGACCTGCAGACGGTGCTGGGTCTGAGCTACAGCACCAACAGCTCCACGCTGTCGGACGCCAAGGAGACGGACCTCCCTCTGAACG gagcaCGGCCTCGTACGGGGAGGAGACACAGCATGGAGAACCTggagctgatgaagctgacgcCAGAGACCAAGCTGAAC GGTCAGAAGTGGAACAGCGACATCCTGACCAAGCAGTCCAAGCCCAGCCTGGCCAAGGCCTCCTCCAAGCTCTTCTTCGTCGGCCGGCTACGCAGCAAGAAGCACAAGGCGGgcggctccaccaccaccaaggtCCTCCAGGACACCagcaacaccctggaccccagCCAGacgggccccccggggccgcaGAAG CGTCCCAGCCCCGAGGCGCTCGGGGACGAGGGCTTCTTCGACCTGCTCAGCCGCTTCCAGAGCAACCGCATGGACGACCAGCGCTGCTCCATCCAGGACCCGGGCAGCCGCCTCTCGCTGAGCAGCGGGCCGGACGCGCCCCCCAGCAGGGGCTCCTCCTCCGGGTCGGAGTCGGCGGCGGGCGCGTCGGCGGGCCGGAGGACGAGCGagcccgcggcggcggcggcggcggcggtgggagGGGCCAACCTGCCGGGCCTCAGGCTGCACCAGCAGAAGGGCAGCCAGGCGGTGCTCAGCCACCTGATGGCCAACGGCGACAACGCAGAGCCCGACGACAACTTCTTCGACATGCTCGTCAAGTGCCAG ggcTCCCGTCTGGACGACCAGcgctgcgccccccccccgccgccggcccGCGGCCCCACCGTGCCCGACGAGGACTTCTTCAGCCTCATCATGCGCTCGCAGGCCAAGCGCATGGACGAGCAGCGCGTCACCCTGCCCCCAGGGGGCGCCGCCGCCCGGCCAGGGGCCCCCCACTGA